One genomic window of Salvia miltiorrhiza cultivar Shanhuang (shh) chromosome 4, IMPLAD_Smil_shh, whole genome shotgun sequence includes the following:
- the LOC131020340 gene encoding plant intracellular Ras-group-related LRR protein 7, which translates to MGCCTSKSADSKASRTARWRSTGIVALRDSKLKTFPDEVLDLERSVRTLDLTHNKLVDVPMEINKLINLQRLILTDNVIERLPMNLGKLQSLKVMALDGNRITTLPDEFGQLVKLEKLSISGNLLLNLPETIGSLRNLMLLNVSNNKIKFLPESIGSCFSLEEIQANENSIEELPSSVCSLVHLKSLCLDNNKVKQIPPNLLKDCKSLQNISLHGNPISMDDFQQMEGFEDFEGRRKRKFDKLIDSNVMINSKGLDEGVDL; encoded by the exons ATGGGGTGCTGCACTAGCAAGAGCGCCGATTCTAAAGCCAGCCGCACCGCTCGCTGGCGCTCCACCGGAATTGTTGCCTTGCGCGACTCCAAATTGAAG ACATTTCCAGATGAAGTTCTCGATTTGGAAAGATCAGTCCGCACGCTTGATTTGACGCACAACAAATTAG TTGATGTACCAATGGAGATAAACAAATTGATAAACTTGCAGCGGCTG ATTTTAACTGACAATGTTATTGAACGTCTACCAATGAACTTGGGAAAGCTTCAGTCTCTAAAAGTTATGGCACTGGATGGAAATCGGATCACCACATTGCCTGATGAAT TTGGTCAATTGGTGAAACTGGAGAAGCTATCAATATCTGGAAATTTGTTACTTAACTTGCCTGAAACTATTGGGAGCTTGCGGAAT TTGATGCTGTTAAATGTGTCAAACAATAAGATAAAGTTTCTTCCTGAATCCATTGGTAGTTGCTTCTCCCTGGAGGAAATTCAAGCTAATG AAAATTCTATTGAAGAGCTTCCATCTTCAGTGTGCAGTCTTGTTCATCTAAAGTCACTCTGTTTGGATAACAACAAAGTGAAGCAG ATACCGCCAAACTTGCTGAAAGATTGCAAAAGCCTGCAGAATATATCCCTCCATGGCAACCCCATTTCTATGGATGATTTTCAACAG ATGGAAGGTTTTGAAGATTTTGAAGGCAGGAGGAAAAGGAAGTTCGACAAACTGATAGATTCGAATGTGATGATAAACTCCAAAGGCCTTGATGAGGGTGTCGATCTATGA
- the LOC131020341 gene encoding UDP-glucose 6-dehydrogenase 4-like: protein MVKICCIGAGYVGGPTMAVIAVKCPSIEVAVVDISVSRIQAWNSKQLPIYEPGLDDVVKQCRGKNLFFSTDVERHVAEADIVFVSVNTPTKTRGLGAGKAADLTYWESAARMIADVSKSDKIVVEKSTVPVKTAEAIERILTHNSKGINYQILSNPEFLAEGTAVQDLFNPDRVLIGGRETPEGRKAVDALKSVYAHWVPEEKILCTNLWSAELSKLAANAFLAQRISSVNAMSALCEATGADVAQVAHAVGTDSRIGPKFLKASVGFGGSCFQKDILNLVYICECNGLGEVGGYWRQVIKVNDYQKSRFVNRVVSSMFNTVAGKKVAILGFAFKKDTGDTRETAAIDVCKGLIGDKARLSIYDPQVSEEQIQKDLAMNKFEWDHPAHLQPAAGAGGGKQVSVVGDVYEAAEGAHALCVLTEWEEFKGVDYGRIYGSMQKPAFVFDGRNVVDVEKLREIGFIVYSIGKPLDPWLKDMPAVA, encoded by the coding sequence ATGGTGAAGATCTGTTGCATCGGTGCGGGGTACGTGGGCGGGCCGACGATGGCGGTGATCGCGGTGAAGTGCCCTTCCATCGAGGTAGCCGTGGTGGACATCTCCGTCAGCCGCATCCAAGCTTGGAACAGCAAGCAGCTGCCCATTTACGAGCCCGGCCTCGACGACGTCGTGAAGCAATGCCGAGGCAAGAACCTCTTCTTCAGCACCGACGTCGAGCGCCACGTCGCCGAGGCCGACATCGTCTTCGTCTCCGTCAACACCCCCACCAAGACCCGCGGCCTCGGCGCCGGCAAGGCCGCCGACCTCACCTACTGGGAGAGCGCCGCGCGCATGATCGCCGACGTCTCCAAATCCGACAAGATCGTCGTCGAGAAGTCCACCGTCCCCGTCAAAACCGCCGAGGCCATCGAGCGGATCCTCACCCACAACAGCAAGGGGATCAACTACCAGATCCTCTCCAACCCGGAGTTCCTGGCGGAGGGCACCGCCGTCCAGGATCTCTTCAACCCGGACCGCGTCCTCATCGGAGGCCGCGAGACCCCCGAGGGCCGCAAGGCCGTGGACGCCTTGAAGTCGGTGTACGCGCACTGGGTTCCTGAGGAGAAGATCCTCTGCACCAACCTGTGGTCGGCCGAGCTGTCCAAGCTGGCGGCCAACGCCTTCCTGGCGCAGAGGATCTCCTCGGTCAACGCCATGTCGGCCCTGTGTGAGGCCACAGGAGCCGACGTGGCGCAGGTGGCCCACGCCGTGGGGACGGACTCGAGGATTGGGCCCAAGTTCCTGAAGGCGAGCGTGGGGTTCGGCGGGTCGTGCTTCCAGAAGGACATACTCAACCTGGTGTACATTTGCGAGTGCAATGGGTTGGGCGAGGTTGGTGGCTACTGGAGGCAAGTTATCAAGGTGAACGACTACCAGAAGAGCCGGTTCGTGAACCGGGTGGTGTCGTCCATGTTCAACACGGTGGCGGGGAAGAAGGTGGCGATCCTAGGGTTCGCGTTCAAGAAGGACACGGGGGACACGAGGGAGACGGCGGCGATAGACGTGTGCAAGGGGCTGATCGGGGACAAGGCGCGGCTCAGCATCTACGACCCGCAGGTGAGCGAGGAGCAGATCCAGAAGGACCTGGCGATGAACAAGTTCGAGTGGGACCACCCGGCGCACCTGCAGCCGGCGGCGGGGGCGGGGGGCGGGAAGCAGGTGAGCGTGGTGGGGGACGTGTACGAGGCGGCGGAGGGGGCGCACGCGCTGTGCGTGCTGACGGAGTGGGAGGAGTTCAAGGGGGTGGACTACGGGAGGATATACGGGAGCATGCAGAAGCCGGCGTTCGTGTTTGATGGGAGGAATGTGGTGGATGTGGAGAAGCTCAGGGAGATTGGATTCATTGTGTATTCCATTGGGAAGCCGCTCGATCCATGGCTCAAGGATATGCCTGCTGTCGCTTAA